A single region of the Lates calcarifer isolate ASB-BC8 linkage group LG3, TLL_Latcal_v3, whole genome shotgun sequence genome encodes:
- the nudcd1 gene encoding LOW QUALITY PROTEIN: nudC domain-containing protein 1 (The sequence of the model RefSeq protein was modified relative to this genomic sequence to represent the inferred CDS: deleted 1 base in 1 codon), whose protein sequence is MAASNYSLKVNRDLLDPNFESYRLSLDAIPTYNVELDAAVEEVKLKDTQYTLEHMRAFGMYNYLHLDPWYEDSVLFVDCKGRVLSLTVTLDTALGKPREVYRISAESSQCEDRLCASLSLTSATWAALSDGTGRLHLLRTGKRGDSSHMKWEQLFSEDLGEPFTILHSVSHVQAGVHTMEVLLLRIQKDLQEAKGSGYSVSLEWITVANTVGHGQEKKYEVKKRRVLRGKSVPHYAAVEPQGKGLMVASEKPFIFTHVDGRPVEQPEPEPMEVEKTDPIYFWQQTAEDITVCVRMPEGVTKDEVQFRLTADNISIGLQGFPPLLEGQLYASVDPEASAWIIKNDKSLEVTLQKRSEGPMWPELVMGDRRGEYVMSDEQAAIIHERLTHLTSEDLNGNPDRDKPPCNSQELEDCDGFPEDSFRLTHFDGESLKPTQVVNLGSHQYLFTVDVNPSEMPCLCLRHDVDALVWQPRPDQPSNMWEHIATFNALGYVQASKRDKKFATCAPNFSYASLCECLRRAFIYRQPSPVETVLFNRKQGRQVGQVAKQQVASLDSDKPILGFRATNERLYILTSSNLFVLKVNNN, encoded by the exons ATGGCTGCGTCTAACTATTCCCTGAAGGTCAACAGAGACCTGCTGGACCCCAACTTTGAAAGCTACAGGTTGTCTTTGGACGCCATACCTACCTACAACGTGGAGCTGGATGCTG CTGTGGAGGAAGTGAAGCTGAAGGATACTCAGTATACCCTGGAACATATGCGTGCTTTTGGCATGTACAACTACCTGCATTTAGACCCTTGGTATGAAgatagtgttttgtttgtggacTGCAAAGGACGAGTTCTCAGTCTCACCGTCACTCTg GACACCGCCCTTGGGAAGCCAAGAGAGGTCTACCGTATAAGTGCTGAGTCCAGTCAGTGTGAGGATCGTCTCTGCGCCTCCCTCAGCCTCACCTCCGCGACCTGGGCTGCTCTCTCTGACGGCACCGGGCGACTGCACCTCCTCCGCACCGGCAAGAGAGGGGACAGCTCCCATATGAAGTGGGAA CAACTGTTCAGTGAAGACCTGGGCGAGCCTTTCACCATCCTCCACAGCGTCTCACATGTCCAGGCTGGAGTCCACACCATGGAGGTCCTGCTGCTCCGCATCCAGAAAGACCTGCAGGAAGCCAAAGGAAGTGGATACTCTGTGTCTCTCGAGTGGATCACAGTCGCCAACACTGTGGGACATG GTCAGGAGAAGAAATATgaggtgaagaagaggagggtcCTCAGGGGGAAGTCAGTGCCTCACTAC GCAGCAGTGGAGCCGCAGGGGAAGGGACTGATGGTGGCCTCGGAGAAACCGTTCATCTTCACGCATGTGGACGGTCGTCCTGTGGAGCAGCCCGAACCAGAGCCCATGGAGGTGGAGAAGACAG ATCCCATTTACTTCTGGCAGCAGACAGCGGAGGACATCACGGTGTGTGTGCGAATGCCCGAGGGCGTCACCAAGGATGAGGTGCAGTTCAGGCTGACAGCAGACAACATCAGCATCGGACTTCAGGGTTTCCCTCCTTTACTGGAAGGCCAGCTGTATGCGTCTGTAGACCCTGAGGCGAGTGCCTGGATCATCAAAAACGACAAAAG CCTGGAGGTGACCCTGCAGAAACGCAGCGAGGGGCCCATGTGGCCGGAGCTGGTGATgggtgacaggagaggagaataTGTGATGAGCGACGAGCAGGCCGCCATTATCCATGAAAGACTGACCCACCTGACCTCTGAAGACCTT AATGGAAACCCTGACAGGGACAAGCCCCCTTGTAACTCCCAGGAGCTAGAGGACTGTGATGGGTTCCCAGAGGACAGCTTCCGCCTCACACACTTTGACGGAGAATCGCTCAAGCCCACTCAGGTG gtgAACCTAGGCAGCCATCAGTACCTTTTCACAGTTGACGTGAACCCTTCTGAAATGCCGTGCCTTTGTCTCCGACATGATGTGGATGCTCTGGTGTGGCAGCCACGTCCTGACCAACCCAGTAACATGTGGGAGCACATCGCCACGTTCAACGCCTTGG GCTACGTCCAGGCATCCAAACGGGATAAAAAGTTTGCGACCTGCGCTCCAAACTTTTCCTACGCTTCCCTGTGCGAGTGTCTGCGCCGCGCGTTCATCTACCGACAGCCGTCGCCGGTGGAGACCGTCCTCTTCAACAGGAAGCAGGGCCGTCAGGTAGGACAGGTTGCCAAACAACAGGTGGCCAGTCTGGATTCTGACAAACCGATCCTGGGCTTCAGAGCAACCAATGAGAGACTGTACATCCTGACCTCCAGTAACCTCTTTGTTTTAAAGGTCAATAATAATTAG
- the LOC108899083 gene encoding transcription and mRNA export factor ENY2-2, which produces MSKDSQMRAAINQKLIEMGERERLKEVLRAKLVECGWKDQLKAHCKDVIREKGLEHVTVEDLVTEVTPKGRALVPDSVKKELLQRIRAFLAQHATL; this is translated from the exons ATGAGCAAAGATTCCCAAATGAGGGCCGCAATAAACCAGAAGCTGATAGAAATGGGGGAACGGGAGCG GTTGAAAGAGGTGCTCAGGGCAAAGCTGGTGGAGTGTGGATGGAAGGATCAGCTGAAAGCACACTGCAAAG ATGTGATCAGAGAAAAAGGCCTGGAGCACGTTACAGTGGAGGACCTGGTCACAGAAGTCACACCAAAAGGCAGAG cactCGTACCCGACAGTGTGAAGAAAGAGCTCCTGCAGAGAATCAGAGCTTTTCTAGCTCAACATGCAACCTTGTGA